The Natator depressus isolate rNatDep1 chromosome 23, rNatDep2.hap1, whole genome shotgun sequence sequence AGAATCTCGAAGCCAGGGGAAGTGGCcgaaggcggggtgggggggaagagccgTGGGAGGGGCCTCTGCAGGGCAGAGTCAGGAGCTGTTCTACGGCTCCTATCAAACGCAGCCCCCAACTGCACAGGGCTGGCGGGCTGCGTGGAGCAAGGGGGCCAGCGCTGACAGCCGGGGAgacgccccctgccgagcccccggaCCCCGCTCCATGGCGGCCCCCCCCAgtccccctgccgagccccccgccccgcttcaCAGCGTCCCCCAGTGCCCCTGCCCTGATCCACAGCGCCCCCCCAgtccccctgccgagcccccggaCCCCGatccacagcgcccccccccagtccccctgccgagcccccggaCCCCGATCCACAGCGCCCGCCCAGtgcccctgccgagcccccggaCCCCGAtccacagcgccccccccagtccccctgccgagcccccggaCCCCGatccacagcgccccccccccagtcctcctGCCGAGCCCCCGGACCCCGAtccacagcgccccccccagcccccctgccgagcccccggaCCCCGATCCAcagcgcccccccagcccccctgccgagcccccggaCCCCGAtccacagcgccccccccagttcccctgccgagcccccggaCCCCGATCCACAGCGCCCGCCCAgtccccctgccgagcccccggaCCCCGATCCACAGCGCCCCAGCCAgtccccctgccgagcccccggaCCCCGAtccacagcgccccccccagtCCTCCTGCCGAGCCCCCGGACCCCGAtccacagcgccccccccagcccccctgccgagcccccggaCCCCGATCCAcagcgcccccccagcccccctgccgagcccccggaCCCCGatccacagcgcccccccccagtccccctgccgagcccccggaCCCCGATCCACAGCGCCCGCCCAGtgcccctgccgagcccccggaCCCCGAtccacagcgccccccccagtccccctgccgagcccccggaCCCCAATCCACAGCGCCCGCCCAGTTCCCCTGCCGAGCCCTCGGACCCCGAtccacagcgccccccccagttcccctgccgagcccccggaCCCCGATCCACAGCGCCCGCCCAGttcccctgccgagcccccggaCCCCGAtccacagcgccccccccagttcccctgccgagcccccggaCCCCGAtccacagcgccccccccagttcccctgccgagcccccggaCCCCGATCCACAGCGCCCGCCCAGttcccctgccgagcccccggaCCCCGAtccacagcgccccccccagttcccctgccgagcccccggaCCCCGATCCACAGCGCCCACCCAGtgcccctgccgagcccccggaCCCCGATCCACAGCGCCCCAGCCAGTCCCCCTGCCGAGCCCTCGGACCCCGATCCACAGCGCCCCCCCAGTCCTCCTGCCGAGCCCCCGGACCCCGATCCACGGCGCCCCCCCAgtccccctgccgagcccccgccccgctctacGGCGCCCCCTCCCAGTCCCCCTGCCGAGCCCGCGGACCCCGAtccacagcgccccccccagttcccctgccgagcccccgccccactccacggCGCCCCCCCAgtccccctgccgagcccccggaCCCCGCTCCACGGCGCCCCCTAGCGCTCAGCCCTGACTACCGGGGACACGCCCCCTGCCAAgaccccgccccgctctcctggcCCCGACCCCAGGCTCTGACAAGCCGCCAGGCGCCGCGCTCCACCTCAGCTCCTGGGGGTGGGCGGGAAGTGGGGTGGGAAACACGTGGGGTGGCAGCCCGTGCTCTAATTTGCATATCCATGAGCTAATTTACATACTCGGGCAAGGATTTGCCTATACTCGGGCGCCGCACGTCTGGAATGCATACCCAGCTATTGCATATTCATGACTTATTTTGCATACCAACCTTCTAATTTGCATATTGATTAGACTTCTCCGGCGGACGCACGGCGCAAACTCGCATATTCATGAGCATCGTTTGCATATTATGCGCCCCGCCCCTTCAGTCGCGTTGCAGGCGACGGGGGCGGGGCTTGCGCGCTGACGTCACGGCGGCGCGGCGCGGGGCCGCCGGGAGGGAGGATGGTGGCCGGCGCGTTCCCCATCGCGAAGCTCCTGTACCTGGGCGTGCGGCAGCTGAGTCGGCCCCTAGCCGCGCGCATCAAGGCAGGGGCTCGCGCCAGCCCCTTTTTCCGGGCCTACGTGTGCGGGCCGCCCGCGCAGCGTGAGTGACAGGCCGCGTGCGGGGCGCTGAGCCAATGGGGCGGGGCTTCCGGCCAATGGGGCTCCGGAGGGGCGGGGCTGCGAGTACAGGGAGCCAATGGGACGCATGCGGGGGCGGGACAGAGAGCTTTGCGGGCCAATGGAGGCggtgcgggggcggggctggctctCTGCAGGCCAATGGGATTGTTGCGGGGGCGGGGCAAAGAGCCTAGCTGGGCAATGGGGGCGCGGGGCGGAACCGGAGTCCCTTGAACCAATGGTTGGAGACTGAGGGCGGGGCGTGGGTCCAGAGGGCCAATAGGCGGAGCCCATGGGCGGGCCCACGGCTCACAGTGAACAGGCACCCGCAAAGCAAAGCCGTGAAGTGACCCTTGACACGCCCCCACACAGCTCCCTGATTGGGCCGGGCctgtggggggctgcgggtcgggagcgaggggcaccggcagggctataggggcgggtcgggagcgaggggcaccggcagggctatGGGGCCGGGCctgtggggggctgcgggtcaggagtgaggggcaccggcagggctatgggggggggcgggcctgtggggggctgcgggtcgggagtgaggggcaccggcagggctatGGGGGGCCCgggcctgtggggggctgtgggtcaggagtgaggggcaccggcagggctatgggggcgggtcgggagcgaggggcaccggcagggctatGGGGGGGCTGGGCctatggggggctgcgggtcgggagcgaggggcaccggcagggctgggcagagcccgGGGGTGGGctggtcgggagcgaggggcaccggcagggctgggggggcggggggggggctggtcgggagcgaggggcaccggcagggctatGGGGGCGGGTCGgaagcgaggggcaccggcagggctatGGGGGGGCCGGGCctgtggggggctgcgggtcaggagtgaggggcactggcagggctatGGGGGGCCCGGGCCTGtggggggcgggagtgaggggcaccggcagggctatggggagcctggggctgggccggtgggggggctgcgggtcgggagcaaggggcaccggcagggctgggcagagcccgggggtgggcggggctgggctggcagcccccccccactcatgcccctcccccctgcagtgtACCACTGGGTCGAGATGCGAACCAAGATGCGGATCATGGGCTTCCGTGGCGCCACCATCAAGCCCCTGAACGAGGAGGCGGCAGCAGAGCTGGGCGCGGAGCTGCTGGGCGAAGCCATCGTCTTCGGCGTGGGCGGCCTGTGCATCTTCCTGGAGTACGCGCGCCAGGCCTCCAACACccggaggaaggaggaggagcagagcagcACCCTGCTGGGCCTGCAGGAGCAGGTGGCCGAGCTGGGCCTGGCCGTGGAGACCCTGGACGCGCAGCTGCGCGAGGTGAACCGCCTGCTGCTGGACGTCTCCACCAGCGCCAAGAAATAGGGGCCCCCTGGGACGGGCTGCCAAGGAGGAGCCTGGCGCATGTGGGCCCTGCCCCCCGGTGCCAGGGCGCGGAGCTGGCTGGGGCCGGGAGGAGCCTGCGCTGGACCAAGCGAGCGAGACAGGCCCCCGTGTGGGCTGGGGGGTCCCGGCTCATGACCAGCCTCGGCTCCTGCAGAGTCTGAGTTTTCTACAGTGTAAATAGTCATCCATTAAAACCCACCTGCTGCTGAGGACGCGGAGCCATgattggggcagggctggggaaaaggggcagagcCATAGGTCTGCCAGCAGCACTCCTTTGCGCCCGGGGCTCCCCTAGAAAGTGGAGCTGGTCCCAGCTCATCCTTCCCCGGGGTCTGCGATCGGCCCCTTTCCTAGGGCCTGTCATGGCTCGGGCAGCAGGGGGCCCAGCCAGAGCCACCTCCCTTCCGGGTGCCTGGCCGAGGGTGCACTCCATGGGGCGGGGTCCATGGGGCAGCCTGGCCAGAGTGATTCCTAGGGGGAGCCACTGGGCGGGGCTGCACGGGCAAAGCTGATTAAtgcagaggggcaggggttgGAGGGCTCTATGCGCCCCCCTTCCATGCAGGCCCAGGgtcccccagctcctccagtcCAACAGGACCCACATggccaggccctgctgctggTCTAGCAGGGGCTGCCCTGGACACTTTCTGCCCTAGCCCAGAGAGGTGGGGCTGCTCCCCCAGGATTCCCCCGTGGCTGGTGTTAGCGACGGCATCCTTGGCTTGGTCCAGGGATTGAACCAGCCTGGGCTGGCTGCTTCCTTAGTTTGGCTCTGCCCGGAGACGGAGGAgccacggggagggaggctgggaggccTGGTTCtgggagatgggtggggagggggaagggatgcTGGGGAGGCCCGgttctggggcggggggaaggggtgctGGAAAGGCCCACACTGGTCCTGGATGGTGCCGAGGGCTTCGGCAGTGcggagccccagccctgggaacagaacccaggtgtcctgtcaGCCCCACCACTCTGGACCTTAGCGagagcctcctggcactgctgacGGGGAGCCATTTGCTGGCCATGCAGCCCATGTTGGGGGCAACACCTGCTCACAGGGCCTTGAGCAAGAAGGGTCCTGCCTGATGGGCAGCATGGGGTTGAGAGTTGGAGGGAGGGATGTCAGTCCTGGTTGCAGTTGATTCAGAGGCCTGGGGCTGGTTTCTGAGCCATGCCCAGGGCATGTGCCCCCCATGGGAGCACCCTGCCCAGGGACCTGCCCCACACGTCAGCCCTGctggccctcccctgcagctgcagggagcagggctggggcaggcagatTTAGGATAACTTtttgccagccccccccctcccccccccgccatggcTGGGCCTGGAGAAACCGGCCGACAGCTGCCCTGCTGGAGTGAAGCGCTAGGGTTTGCCAcccgctccccatccccacctgtcacagagtccctgagtgatgctctggaactgctccccatgaagccagtcaggattctggggcagtcgccttcctctgagcagcctgtctgcaggacacacagctcacatggcttccaccttcctgggtctgacctcagagcattcagcctcctctgcccctccgtgcgcttcccacagcgagtccgttCAGGCGGGGCtcaggggaagccagagggtcctgccccacaaatttacagtcagacatgactcccagccagccagtaaaacagaaggtttattagatgacaggaacatggtctaaaacagagcttgcaggtgcagagaaccgcacccctcagctgggtccatattggggggcagtgagccagccAACCACggctgcacttcactccatgtctccagccagccccaaactgaaactccctccagcccctcctcctctgggctttgtccctttctgggccaggagggcacctgattcctctgttctccaaccctttagctctcaccttgctggggggaagggccaggccatcagttgccaggaaacagggtgtcggccattctctgtgtccagacccctgcacgcacctgccctctaggactctgaaatgatcatacacccttatcccgcCATAGACACTTAAGagctgcataggggaaactgaggcacccccacgctattcagaggaaacattaagaacagtcccacttcatcacatctctccccccttcgagatcgaactgagcggggtcactttagccagtgacctggggaagttcgaagccaccagcgttcccatggatgccccagcatctctcccattccttggtaggagttacaccaggcccttccagtttcacgccctcccttaggttgggggtggtcgatagcacttgcaggccacatgtgggaaggtttatgcagcccgtgccctttggccacccccaaaaccccagggggtcaaactgggattgggtcttctccccaacaaactggccaaacacagccacttggttatgggactgtttaactttcttaacagctttcactccatctgagaccttctcaaagctatccacactggatctttcaacaggaaagtcagtggatccgttcacaacagaaaatttctggctgttaggaactgaaactttcttgattaaatcactttcgcacccttcagttgcagtaaactgcttgcaaagactccatgaggattcctttcccgagggcttttctatgcaacaattcacccctcacagaaattctgctcttaccctcttcacctagggcttgctctagagaaacacgttcctgagcaacaacagactctttctgggtctcccttacatccagaatcacctctggtgcgtcaggcggattcctacacaatcccctttcaggcaaactgacagacttcctagataacaggtcagaagcattctccttcccttcgccacacacaagttcaggacaactctgagacaactgcactaccctcaaccatcacaagctgaaaggccccttctgtcttctccacagacaaagaagagccggacacactttctcctttcccagacacacagcttgggatctcattccccttgtcccagcacacaaggctggtcacagacaactgcttggagatcagggtagctccctccataggcaagtcaatacccctgacagagacaggcacatttccttcactgtcacaattctccacccagctaacaggtaaggtccagggacactcagcttccactctcctcgccttcccccactgctgactagacaaagccatcagctcacaaggctgcctaggctcatccaaactttccttaccaagcaccttgccactcccaacagatcccctgccctgcctgtgtctccccccacccctctgctggagtgtcagctcccactgtgctcagcgctgcccttgctgtgccagtgcgggtaggcagcgagctcgctgctttcctcactgcatcagagccagtgtgagccccctctccattgtgcaaggggggcggggagcatctctctgtccctcccagccccaggggtctggtcacaggcaggcaggtagcctgagccaaGCCGCTCCTCCCCCCCTgacagccaggtcatctgcattttcactgaccatttccctctccactgattggttccctggattcaaattcaaaccctcggccgttacaggagcagggcctggatcctatCCCAAAGAGAGacagttgccccacaacagggtctcgcagctggtatcctggagcaccccaaagaccagccagccccacccctcctgtgtctgcacagggatctgggccataggcagggcgaggggcttcgtccctgggaccctcacccagctcacccagcccctcagcatctgaggctgcaccacccagcgcctgacaacagttctctctgtcccaggatctcaccaccccaggaatgtctccccattgaccatcaccttccgctcccactgggggtccgaggggcctggccccaggaaactccacacatataggttgggaccaggagtgggagcctgtccacctctccacccatctggctgatggagtctacggccttgggacccagcaagggagctagacaccggggcttttccgcagggtccccctggttcaaatcgccagcctgctcaaaggcagtgaggtgggcatccacatccccccctccttaaccaggggcagcaatttagtctcgaggttccctgcggaactggccccccggggtctatccccactcaccccggggaggtcccctaggcctctccgctctgccacccgccagttcatgctgctgctgcttctgcagctctttctcgggctcagCTCCAATCCTGTCCGTCTCcaatcccccgatggggaacccgatcgtgaagacccccgtctggtcggggacaggagtcttggggatgcctggatcccactccagctgctcccagatcctgctatagccccatttggggtcaggaatctgttccttagagcggtcatcctcctccagctgcacgattaactgtgctttggtgaactttctaACGTgtaaccctctctttctgcacagggttacaatgtccttcttaagaagatggtgacagaccatcactccgctcttcccaactTGTTGTGGACTCataggcctgtgtgctctcagctccccacggtttccagggagaacccctcgtgtgccagcccttctcgaggtcaccacctctttgccagggtcgaacGGCAGACgactccgcccctgggaccgttcgctgcaatcccccgggggaccctgttactgcaaaactccttctctctggtcacacactcccaggggttaaccgccccctgaaaccgctcctctctgagccttcagcacgcctggtcctcgtcaatcccccttcgttttactgctccccagtcactcactgcaggaagcgccatccacggggtgcagtacatcccacctctgccactagttgtcacggagtccctgggcgatgctctggaactgctccctacgaagtcagtcaggactctggggaagtctcctttctgtgagcagcctgtctgcagggcaaacagctcacacagcgtccaccttcctgggtctgacctcggagcattcagcatcctctgcccctccgtgtgcttcccacagcaagtccgcccaggcgggggtcctggggaagccagagggtcctgctccccaacttcgcagtcagacgtgactctcagccagccagtaaaacagaaggtttattagacgacaggaacatggtctaaaccagagcttgtaggtgcagacaacaggacccctcagctgggtccattttggggggcagtgagccagacaaccacatctgcccttcactccatgtccccagccagccccaaactgaaactccctccagcccctcctcctctgggctttcccctttcccgggccaggaggtcaccggattcctttgttctccaaccctttagctctcacctcggggggggcgggggcggccaggccatcagttgtcaggaaacagggtgttggccagtctctgtgtccagacccctgcacacacctgccctctaggactctgcaaggatcatacacccttatcccagcacctagagacttaagaactgcataggggaaactgaggcacccccagactattcagaggaaacattaagaacagtcccacttcgtcacaccccacaactgtgtgtggggagggggtgctggctggggcaggcctggccagggggcagagttCAGGTGGCTGGGTGTGGGCCTAGCTGGGGCCAAGCAGGGAGAGGTTGGCAGGGGGTGGGCTGTGCGTCTCTGCCAGCTGGCACCTGGTGAGGGCAGGCACGAAAATGTCATCACCCCTGCAATTTGCCCAGCAATggcagctcctgggcagcaggaggtgctggaccCCAGTCagggtcctgcaccctgctccccccccagcccccgagggagatggatttccccacccccccccaccaagttGGTCCAGgcctgagcctgcctgcaggtGGCCAGGTTCAGGGAGTGTGGGGGACACGACTCCAGCAACAGCCCAGCTTGTGTCCCTGGCaaagccccggggggggggggggggctacacccctccaccccaacctggagccaggccagcccactccctgctcccaccccccaaccccagttCCGCCCTTCCTAGTGTTTAATGAGAAGGCCAGACGGTGACAAAGCACCCAGCTTCCCCTGGCTCCGAGGCGGAgggtgttggggggcaggacccctcCCCAGGCCTTTGCCCAGGCCACAGCTGGGTTGTAGTGGGGCCCCCCCAACTCCCGCCCCTGTTGGTGCTGGGGGTGGTTCCAGGCAGAGCGGGGATCCCCTTTATGGCAGTTACAACCCCGCAGCctcctggggctgccctgaccccctctccccaccccacccccagggcacctGGAATTTATTCTAGTCCCAGCCTTTGTGGCCTCCCCGCCCCATGCaccccagcctggctggaggcagcagcaaCGCCGCAGGtgcaccccccaacccctgctgtcCCCTTCCTCTCACCCCGCCAGGGTGAGTGGGGCTCCGAGGCAGGCACCTGGCAcaggcagctctgggagggccCAGGTGCCCAGCTTGGCCCTGCTGCCAGCCCGGGGGGATGGGTACAGCGGGCAGAGGATGCTGAGGGGCGTATGGGgggcccaggcccagccctggcTGATGGGGCTAGTGAGGCACTCGGTGGGGGATAATTGGGGTGTCGCTCAGGCAACGACGCTGgactccagcagcccctctgtcccccatcggcacaggctgggagggagggtttgatgcagcccccccacccctccacaaaGGCACAAACTATCTTTGAGCAGAGCCTAGTGGCCCTGCTGTGACCCTGAACCCCCTTCCAACACCCCACTTtaacccccaacccccactcccctccccaagccagggatagaacccaggtgtcctgccccGCAATGAGACAGAGGGAGGAGTGTAACTTACAAAAAGGAAAGGTTTATTCCAGAACTGGGTACCAAGGGTCCGTGCCCAGTGCCAGGCGGCACGgcgcaggggaggggaaaagcatcTCACCCTGGTACTGGGCACAAATGCCCCAGAAATCagtaaaaaaccaacaacccaaaaaaataaagtgaacatTAACAGCCGCATAGAAAAGAGCGGAGagtctgcccctccccagccaggggtAAAGGATCAACTCCCCCTCAGGACAGTTCCTGTCACTGCCCAGATGGgggcccccacccccaagataaaaaaactccccctcccccccgtgtaaaaaaatataaaacaagctgaacccagcagagctgggggccaggAAGCAGTGAGTGGGCGCCGggcgggactggggggggggatcccCGGGGGTGGTGTACAGCTGGGGGGATCCCTGGCCCTCCAAttcctggcagggcaggggtgtttcaGGGAATCTCTGCATCATGCCAGGCCCCCAGGGGGAGGCAGCTCTGCGGCTGCTCCTGGGGGGCAGGAATGACGCCAACTCCTCCCGCAGACCCCCCAAGCCCTGCTGTCTGGGGGGGAGGGCCCTTTGGTAGGCAGCAGCCTGCAGGGGGTGCTattgctctgctcctgccccaggggTAAGGCACAGCCTGGGAGCTCCCGGGGCAGCCCCAgagggattgggggtgggggggggtgggggatctCCAGGAATTTGGGCCACCCCCTGGAATTGCACAGTGGGGCTGGCGCCCCGGTAACCATCGGCCAGAGGAGGGGGTGCATGGTGGAGGGGCTTCAAGTGTTAGGGGGCGGGGCGCGTGTCAAAGACGATAAACCCGTGGGTGGCGCAGGAGCCTCGGCAGCCCTGGGACCGCCGGCCAGGTGGGATGGGGGAGCTAGGGCGAGCCCCGCTTCCTCAGTTCCAGGACGAacgctgcagagagagaaggggggggggtaagTGTCCAGGAGCCagatggggggggagagggggaagacatGCCAGGCCAGGCAGCCCCACGGCCACCGGgaagcagccagggggctccgatCTGAAGCAGCCCTTGCTCAGGAGCTGGGGCATCTGCAGGGGACTGGGGCCGCGCACAGAgaacacacccctccccctggaTCCCTCATGCCACGGGCCCCCCGCACCAAGCAGGCAGGAACCGAGCTCAGCGACCCCTACAGGTGGCTCACCCTCGATGATCTCCTCCTTCAGCTTCTGCAGCTCCCGGCGcacctcctccagcagctcctgggtgaGGGCGCAGTGTTAGGGGCGCggcccaccctgcaccccctcgtGTAcaacccttcccccaccaccacccctgcgtgcagccctgcccctctcccctggcACCCCCTCacatgcaccccacccccagaacctccccagcaccccctcctacgcacagccctgccccctcctctggcacccctcccccccagaacaCCCCCCCGCACCATCCCCTGTGCACAGCCACTCCTGCCCCTAgcaccctctcttccccccagtgTCCCCCCATGCCCCCCCACATACAGTCTTGCAACAGCCCCCAGCATgcctccccccccaacaccagGCACTTGCAcagctccccccactgctcccccatgCAAACCCCACCTCCAGCACcaccacccctgcacccctccccgcAGCAACAGTCCAATCCAGACCCCCACCTCCATGCTCAGGGTCATGGGGTCCTGCTCCAGTCACCGAGCAGAGTCCCAGGGTTAGGAACGAACCCCATGTCACCCCAGGGCCGGGTTTcctggctcctcccccaccctggtaCCTGTTTGATCCGCTCCAGGTCAGACTCAT is a genomic window containing:
- the OPA3 gene encoding optic atrophy 3 protein encodes the protein MVAGAFPIAKLLYLGVRQLSRPLAARIKAGARASPFFRAYVCGPPAQLYHWVEMRTKMRIMGFRGATIKPLNEEAAAELGAELLGEAIVFGVGGLCIFLEYARQASNTRRKEEEQSSTLLGLQEQVAELGLAVETLDAQLREVNRLLLDVSTSAKK